One segment of Tamlana crocina DNA contains the following:
- the queA gene encoding tRNA preQ1(34) S-adenosylmethionine ribosyltransferase-isomerase QueA, with translation MKLSNFGFDLPNELLAEYPAENRDESRLMVLNRKEQTIEHKMFKDLIDYFNEDDVLILNNTKVFPARLYGNKEKTGARIEVFLLRELNEEQRLWDVLVDPARKIRIGNKLYFGDDETLVAEVIDNTTSRGRTLRFLYDGSYREFRLKLNELGETPLPKYIKRDVEPEDEDRYQTIFAKNEGAVAAPTAGLHFSKHLLKRLEIKGINFAEVTLHVGLGTFNPVEVEDLSKHKMDSEELKIDEKAVQTVNKAIQEKRRVCAVGTTAMRAIESAVSSNGMLNEFEGWTNKFIFPPYDFSIANCMVTNFHTPKSTLLMMVSAFAGHDFIKRAYEEAVKEKYKFYSYGDAMLIL, from the coding sequence ATGAAATTATCAAACTTTGGGTTCGATTTACCGAACGAATTATTAGCAGAATACCCGGCGGAAAATAGAGATGAATCGCGCTTAATGGTTTTAAACCGAAAGGAACAAACCATCGAGCATAAAATGTTTAAGGATTTAATCGACTATTTTAACGAAGATGACGTATTGATTCTGAATAACACCAAAGTATTTCCTGCCAGATTATACGGGAACAAAGAAAAAACAGGGGCTAGAATAGAAGTATTTTTATTGCGCGAGCTTAACGAAGAACAACGTTTGTGGGACGTATTGGTTGATCCAGCCCGAAAAATTAGAATTGGTAATAAATTATACTTTGGTGACGACGAAACTTTAGTGGCCGAGGTTATTGATAACACCACTTCGCGTGGACGTACCTTACGTTTTTTATATGACGGATCGTACCGCGAGTTCCGTTTAAAGTTGAACGAACTTGGGGAAACACCGCTTCCTAAATACATTAAAAGAGATGTAGAGCCAGAAGATGAAGACCGTTACCAAACCATTTTCGCAAAAAATGAAGGTGCCGTAGCAGCGCCAACAGCAGGCCTTCACTTTTCAAAACATTTGTTGAAGCGATTGGAAATTAAAGGTATTAACTTTGCCGAAGTAACGCTTCACGTTGGTTTAGGGACTTTTAACCCAGTTGAGGTTGAAGATTTATCAAAACACAAAATGGACAGCGAAGAGCTGAAAATTGACGAAAAAGCGGTTCAAACTGTAAATAAGGCCATTCAGGAAAAACGTCGCGTTTGTGCCGTTGGTACTACAGCGATGCGTGCCATAGAAAGTGCCGTTTCATCAAACGGGATGCTAAATGAATTTGAAGGTTGGACCAACAAATTTATTTTCCCTCCTTACGATTTCAGCATTGCCAACTGTATGGTAACCAATTTCCATACACCAAAATCAACATTGTTGATGATGGTTTCTGCCTTTGCAGGTCACGATTTTATAAAACGAGCCTATGAAGAAGCAGTAAAAGAAAAATACAAATTCTACAGCTACGGCGACGCGATGTTAATTTTATAA